GGTGGACGAGGGCGCCAAGATGATGTCGGCGCTGGTCGCCGGCTACTTGGGCTGGCCCTGCTTCCAGGAAGTCTCGGCGCTGGAGAAGACCGACAACGGATATCGCGTGACCCAGGACCAGCCCGGCGGACGCCGCGTGGTCGAGGTCACCGGACCGCTCGTGGTCGCCGTGGCCGCCGACGCCGTGAAGCCGAAGGTGCCCGGCATGAAGGACATCCTGGCCGCCGGCAAGAAGACCGTTGAGGTGGTGCCCGTGGCCGACCTGGAGGTCAGCGACGCCGCCATCGCCATCACGGCCAGCGAGAAGCCGGCCGCGCCGGCCCGTAAGCAGCAGATTCTTTCCGGTGACGATGCCGCCGCCCAGCTGGTCGCCGCCCTGCGCGCCGACTCGGTGCTGTGAGCCAAACCGGTCTTGTGAGAAAAGGAGCTTGAGACAATGACGAACACATGGATTGTGACGACCAACGCCCAGATCGGGAACCTCGTCGAGGCGGGTCGTGCCCTCGGTGGCACCATCACCGTGGTGGCCGTGGGCGACGCCCAGATCGCCGGCGTTGACAAGGTGATCTCGATCACCGCCGACGCCGACGTGCCCGCCGAGGCTTATGCCGGAGCCGTGGCCGATGCCGTGGCAGCCGGCGACCAGGACGTCGTGCTGGCGCCGAACCGTCCCGCCGAGCGCGTGCTCGCCGGTGCGGTGGCCGCCCGGCTGAACGCCCCGGTGCTGTCGAGCGTCAAGAAGGTGGACGCCGAGGGTGCCCACGTGGCGCGCTTCGGCGGCATCACCCTGCAGACCGACGCGCTCACCGCGCGTGCGGTGCTCATCATGGACGGCGGCCCGGCCCCCGAGGGTGACCCGGTTGCGGCGGAGTCCGTCGCGGCG
The window above is part of the Propionibacterium freudenreichii subsp. freudenreichii genome. Proteins encoded here:
- a CDS encoding electron transfer flavoprotein subunit beta/FixA family protein, with the protein product MTIVVAYKYAPNPQDAEVRGDGTVDWSRAKSAVSEYDPVAVQLGRELAGDAEVVGISVGGADVASSMAKKNAMSRGLDRGLVVADDAAADWNATRTASALAALVKKVDGADLLLTGDSSVDEGAKMMSALVAGYLGWPCFQEVSALEKTDNGYRVTQDQPGGRRVVEVTGPLVVAVAADAVKPKVPGMKDILAAGKKTVEVVPVADLEVSDAAIAITASEKPAAPARKQQILSGDDAAAQLVAALRADSVL
- a CDS encoding electron transfer flavoprotein subunit alpha/FixB family protein, with the protein product MTNTWIVTTNAQIGNLVEAGRALGGTITVVAVGDAQIAGVDKVISITADADVPAEAYAGAVADAVAAGDQDVVLAPNRPAERVLAGAVAARLNAPVLSSVKKVDAEGAHVARFGGITLQTDALTARAVLIMDGGPAPEGDPVAAESVAAQAYPATVSSTESAQGERVDLTTAQRIIACGRGFKEQSELSLAQDAANAMDAQLACSRPLAEGVNWFDKDRYIGVSGLTVAPDVYVAVGISGQIQHLAGMLDSKVVVAINNDKNAPIFKAADYGIVGELEQVLPQLTEALKA